One Klebsiella electrica genomic window, TGCTCGGAAGCAGTGTTACGGCGAGCCACTTCGATTTCCAGCGGGTTATGCAGCAGCTTTTCCGCCAGCGCTTTGATGTCGTCGGAGAAGGTCGCGGAGAACAGCAGGTTCTGGCGCTTCGCCGGGAGCTTCACCAGCACGCGGCGAATATCATGGATAAAGCCCATATCCAGCATGCGGTCGGCTTCATCAAGCACCAGAATTTCAACCTTGTCCAGGCTGACGGCATTCTGATGTTCAAGATCCAGCAGGCGTCCGGGGGTCGCCACCAGAATATCGACGCCGCTGCGCAGCTTCATCATCTGTGGGTTAATGCTCACTCCGCCGAAGACCACCAGCGAGCGAATATTCAGGTATTTGCTGTAATCGCGAACGTTTTCGCCGATCTGCGCCGCCAGTTCACGCGTTGGCGTGAGGATCAGCGCGCGCACCGGGCGACGGCCTTTAGCATGCGGCTCTTTCTGAATCAGATGCTGCAGGAGCGGCAGGGTAAAGCCTGCCGTTTTGCCGGTGCCGGTCTGGGCGCTGGCCATCAGATCGCGTCCCTGCAACACCGCAGGGATAGCCTGCTGCTGAATTGGGGTTGGCTCAAGGTAACCCTGCTCGGCGATAGCGCGCAGGATATCAGGGTTCAGGCCAAGGGAATCAAAAGACATAACAACTCCAAACCACCCCGGCCCGTGACAGGCGTAGTTTTCGGGGAGATTATTGCGAATAGAGATGGCAAAAACCACAATGCCATAAAGGGGCGCAGTCTAGCAGGTTTTGTGACGCAGCGCATAAATATCCCCTCTGAGCCTCTGCGCCGGATAATCCTCGCCACGGGCGTCTTGCCAGAATCATGCGGAAAACGCGCAAGAGAGTCGCCACTGTGCTGGACAGTATCGCCAACGGGACATACTCTTAATCAATCGATTGATTAATTTTTATAGTGCGATGATGACAACCCCTGTGACAAGCAAAGGCGAACAAGCCAAAAGCCAGCTCATTGCCGCAGCCATCGCCCAGTTCGGCGAATACGGCCTGCACGCAACCACCCGCGATATTGCCGCGCAGGCCGGGCAAAATATCGCGGCGATCCCCTACTATTTTGGCTCCAAGGACGATCTCTATCTCGCCTGCGCCCAGTGGATTGCCGATTTTATCAGCCATAATTTTCGTCCGCATGCCGAAGCGGCGGAAACGCTGCTGGCGGCACCTTCGCCGGACAGGGCGGCGATTCGGCTACTGATTCTGCGCGCCTGTCAGAATATGATTTTGCTGCTGACCCAGGATGACACGGTCAATTTGAGCAAATTCATCTCCCGCGAGCAGCTTTCCCCTACCCCGGCCTACCAGCTCATCCACGGTCAGGTGATCGCGCCGCTCCATCGCTACCTGACCCGCCTGATCGCCGCATTTACCGACCTTGATGCCGATGACACGCACATGATTCTGCACACCCACGCGCTGCTGGGTGAGATTCTCGCCTTCCGCCTCGGGCGGGAAACTATTTTGCTGCGTACCGGATGGACGCAGTTCGACGAAGAAAAAACTGAGCAAATTTACCAGGTTATCGCCTGCCATATTGATTTCGTTCTGCAAGGATTATTGCAAAGGAGCCAGGGATCATGAAAAAACCCGTCATCATCGTTCTGTTAGCACTGCTGCTGATTGCCGCATTCGGCGGCGGCTGGTGGTGGTATCAAAGCAGCCAGCAGAGGGAGCTGACCCTGTATGGCAACGTCGATATTCGCACCGTGAACCTGAGCTTCCGCGTCGGCGGACGGCTGGCCTCGCTGAACGTTGATGAAGGCGATAAGATTCAGTCCGGGCAAATATTAGGTCAGTTGGATCGCGCCCCATATGAGAACGCCTTACAGCAGGCCCAGGCGAATGTCTCCACCGCTCAGGCGCAATATGACCTGATGATGGCCGGCTACCGGGCGGAAGAGATAGCCCAGGCCGCCGCCGCCGTCAAACAGGCGCAGGCCGCGTACGATTACGCGCAGAACTTCTACCAGCGCCAGCTGGGGCTGCGTCAGAGCAGCGCCATCTCGGTTAACGATTTGGAAAACGCGCGCTCCTCCCGCGACCAGGCTCAGGC contains:
- the cecR gene encoding transcriptional regulator CecR: MMTTPVTSKGEQAKSQLIAAAIAQFGEYGLHATTRDIAAQAGQNIAAIPYYFGSKDDLYLACAQWIADFISHNFRPHAEAAETLLAAPSPDRAAIRLLILRACQNMILLLTQDDTVNLSKFISREQLSPTPAYQLIHGQVIAPLHRYLTRLIAAFTDLDADDTHMILHTHALLGEILAFRLGRETILLRTGWTQFDEEKTEQIYQVIACHIDFVLQGLLQRSQGS